A segment of the Bacillus sp. es.034 genome:
CAGCCGGATATTGAAGCGGTCGTCTATGCTGACAGGGGGTTAAGATGGTCCTATCACGAATTTAACCAATTATGCAGACAGGCCGCAAAGGGCTTCATGAAGCTTGGCATCAATAAAGGAGATCATATCGCCATTTGGGCATCTAACACACCTGAATGGTTAGTGAGCCAGTTCTCCACCGGAAAAATGGGTGCCGTCCTGGTCACAGTGAACACAAATTATCGAAGTGCTGAATTAGAATATTTACTAAGACAATCTGACAGTCAGACGATTATTTTGATGGAAGAATTCAGAGGTGCGTCATATATAGACATGCTCTATGAAATCTGTCCGGAATTGAAATCTTCCGGGCCTGGAGAGTTAAAAAGTGCCAAACTGCCTTTCTTAAAAAATGTCATTGTTCTAGGGGAGAATTCCTATCCGGGTACATATAACTGGGAGGACATCATGGAGAAAGGGAAGGAAGTGGAAGAGAATGATCTTGACGAAAGACTTTCAAGCCTATCCCCTCATGATGTTATCAATATGCAATATACGTCAGGGACGACAGGGTTTCCGAAAGGGGTCATGCTCACTCATTCCAATATTGTTAATAACGGGTATAATATCGCCGGATGCATGAGACTCGGCAATGAAGATCGTTTGTGCATTCCCGTTCCATTCTTTCATTGCTTCGGGTGCGTGCTAGGGGTCCTTGCTTGTGTTTCTGTAGGAGCTACAATGGTCCCCTTGCAGGAATTCGATCCCCGCCTGGTCTTGAAGACGGTCCAGGACGAAAAGTGCACAGGCCTTCATGGAGTGCCTACCATGTTCATTTCCGAGTTGAATCTCCCGGATTTCGATCAATATGACCTATCCCATCTTCGCACCGGTATCATGGCAGGCAGTAATTGTCCGATTGAGGTGATGAAAGGGGTCATGGACAAAATGGGAGCAGATGAGATTACGATCGCCTATGGTCAGACAGAGTCATCTCCCGTGATTACCCAGACACGTACCCATGATCCAATTGAATTAAAGGTCGAAACCGTTGGGAAATCACTGCCTAATGTCGAAGTGAAAATTGTGGAGCCCGGGTCAAATCGTGAAGTCCCTTATGGAGTCCAGGGAGAATTGTGTACCCGTGGATACCATGTCATGAAAGGGTACTATAAGAATGGAGAAGCGACAAGGCTTTCCATTGACGATGAAGGGTGGCTCCATACGGGTGATTTAGCCGTCATGGATGAACATGGTTATTGCAGGATTACAGGAAGATTAAAAGATATGATCATTCGAGGTGGTGAGAATATTTACCCGAGAGAGATTGAAGAATTCCTTTATTCCCATCCTAAGGTCTTGGATGTACAGGTCATTGGGATTCCGGATGAGGTTTATGGTGAAGAGGTCATGGCCTGGATCATATTGAAGGAAGGACAAACAGCGACTTCTGAAGAGATCAGGGAGTATTGCACCGGTAAGATTTCACGGCATAAAATTCCAAGATATAT
Coding sequences within it:
- a CDS encoding AMP-binding protein, with product MLHTTVGNLLEEKARIQPDIEAVVYADRGLRWSYHEFNQLCRQAAKGFMKLGINKGDHIAIWASNTPEWLVSQFSTGKMGAVLVTVNTNYRSAELEYLLRQSDSQTIILMEEFRGASYIDMLYEICPELKSSGPGELKSAKLPFLKNVIVLGENSYPGTYNWEDIMEKGKEVEENDLDERLSSLSPHDVINMQYTSGTTGFPKGVMLTHSNIVNNGYNIAGCMRLGNEDRLCIPVPFFHCFGCVLGVLACVSVGATMVPLQEFDPRLVLKTVQDEKCTGLHGVPTMFISELNLPDFDQYDLSHLRTGIMAGSNCPIEVMKGVMDKMGADEITIAYGQTESSPVITQTRTHDPIELKVETVGKSLPNVEVKIVEPGSNREVPYGVQGELCTRGYHVMKGYYKNGEATRLSIDDEGWLHTGDLAVMDEHGYCRITGRLKDMIIRGGENIYPREIEEFLYSHPKVLDVQVIGIPDEVYGEEVMAWIILKEGQTATSEEIREYCTGKISRHKIPRYIEFTDAYPMTASGKIQKFRLREQAKQTAIPKKQMKN